Proteins encoded by one window of Arabidopsis thaliana chromosome 2, partial sequence:
- the CPUORF7 gene encoding transcription factor bHLH155-like protein (conserved peptide upstream open reading frame 7 (CPUORF7); FUNCTIONS IN: sequence-specific DNA binding transcription factor activity; INVOLVED IN: regulation of transcription; LOCATED IN: nucleus; CONTAINS InterPro DOMAIN/s: Helix-loop-helix DNA-binding domain (InterPro:IPR001092), Helix-loop-helix DNA-binding (InterPro:IPR011598); BEST Arabidopsis thaliana protein match is: basic helix-loop-helix (bHLH) DNA-binding superfamily protein (TAIR:AT1G06150.2); Has 440 Blast hits to 368 proteins in 24 species: Archae - 0; Bacteria - 0; Metazoa - 4; Fungi - 0; Plants - 436; Viruses - 0; Other Eukaryotes - 0 (source: NCBI BLink).), producing MGSTSQEILKSFCFNTDWDYAVFWQLNHRGSRMVLTLEDAYYDHHGTNMHGAHDPLGLAVAKMSYHVYSLGEGIVGQVAVSGEHQWVFPENYNNCNSAFEFHNVWESQISAGIKTILVVAVGPCGVVQLGSLCKVNEDVNFVNHIRHLFLALRDPLADHAANLRQCNMNNSLCLPKMPSEGLHAEAFPDCSGEVDKAMDVEESNILTQYKTRRSDSMPYNTPSSCLVMEKAAQVVGGREVVQGSTCGSYSGVTFGFPVDLVGAKHENQVGTNIIRDAPHVGMTSGCKDSRDLDPNLHLYMKNHVLNDTSTSALAIEAERLITSQSYPRLDSTFQATSRTDKESSYHNEVFQLSENQGNKYIKETERMLGRNCESSQFDALISSGYTFAGSELLEALGSAFKQTNTGQEELLKSEHGSTMRPTDDMSHSQLTFDPGPENLLDAVVANVCQRDGNARDDMMSSRSVQSLLTNMELAEPSGQKKHNIVNPINSAMNQPPMAEVDTQQNSSDICGAFSSIGFSSTYPSSSSDQFQTSLDIPKKNKKRAKPGESSRPRPRDRQLIQDRIKELRELVPNGSKCSIDSLLERTIKHMLFLQNVTKHAEKLSKSANEKMQQKETGMQGSSCAVEVGGHLQVSSIIVENLNKQGMVLIEMLCEECGHFLEIANVIRSLDLVILRGFTETQGEKTWICFVTESQNSKVMQRMDILWSLVQIFQPKANEKG from the exons ATGGGTTCTACTTCTCAAGAGATACTGAAGAGCTTTTGCTTTAACACGGACTGGGACTATGCTGTGTTCTGGCAACTTAATCATCGAGGATCTCGAAT GGTACTTACCTTGGAGGATGCTTACTATGACCATCATGGGACGAATATGCATGGAGCACATGACCCCCTTGGGTTAGCTGTGGCAAAGATGTCTTATCATGTCTATTCTCTAGGGGAAGG GATTGTAGGACAAGTTGCAGTTTCTGGAGAACACCAATGGGTATTTCCCGAAAATTATAACAACTGTAACTCAGCATTTGAG tTTCATAACGTTTGGGAAAGTCAAATTTCTGCTGGAATTAAG ACCATTCTTGTAGTAGCTGTTGGTCCATGTGGAGTTGTTCAGCTAGGCTCTTTGTGTAAA GTTAATGAAGATGTGAATTTTGTGAATCATATCCGACATTTATTTCTGGCACTTAGGGAtccattggcagaccatgCAGCAAATTTAAGGCAATGTAATATGAACAATTCGTTATGTCTG CCAAAAATGCCTTCTGAAGGTTTACATGCTGAGGCTTTCCCTGATTGCTCTGGAGAAGTTGACAAAGCTATGGACGTGGAAGAGTCCAATATTCTAACTCAATACAAAACTAGAAGAAGTGATAGCATGCCTTACAATACTCCTTCGTCATGTCTTGTCATGGAGAAGGCAGCCCAAGTTGTTGGTGGTCGTGAAGTTGTGCAAGGATCTACTTGTGGGAGTTATAGTGGTGTTACGTTTGGCTTTCCAGTTGACTTGGTTGGTGCCAAACATGAGAATCAAGTAGGTACTAATATAATCAGGGATGCACCTCATGTGGGAATGACTAGTGGCTGCAAAGATTCAAGGGATTTAGATCCTAATTTACATCTGTATATGAAGAATCATGTGCTCAATGATACAAGCACATCTGCTTTAGCAATTGAGGCTGAAAGATTGATAACAAGCCAATCATATCCACGCCTGGACTCAACTTTTCAGGCTACCTCGAGAACAGATAAAGAAAGTTCTTACCATAATGAAGTGTTCCAACTATCTGAGAACCAAggaaataaatacataaaagaGACTGAGCGTATGCTGGGGAGGAACTGCGAGTCTAGTCAATTTGATGCTTTGATCTCATCTGGGTATACTTTTGCTGGCAGCGAGCTACTAGAAGCGTTAGGCTCTGCTTTCAAGCAAACGAACACTGGTCAGGAGGAGCTACTGAAGTCTGAACATGGTTCAACAATGAGACCAACAGACGATATGAGTCATAGCCAGCTCACGTTTGACCCTGGCCCTGAGAATCTTCTAGATGCTGTGGTTGCTAATGTGTGTCAAAGAGATGGTAATGCGAGGGATGATATGATGTCGAGCAGATCGGTACAATCATTGCTTACTAACATGGAACTGGCAGAACCCTCAGGTCAGAAGAAGCATAATATTGTTAACCCAATTAATAGTGCTATGAATCAGCCACCAATGGCAGAGGTGGATACCCAACAAAATTCATCAGATATTTGTGGAGCGTTTTCTTCAATTGGATTCTCATCTACGTACCCCAGCTCCTCTAGTGATCAGTTTCAGACATCCCTGGACATAcccaagaagaacaaaaagaggGCCAAACCTGGTGAAAGTTCTCGACCTCGCCCAAGAGACAGGCAACTTATTCAAGATCGAATCAAGGAACTTAGAGAACTTGTGCCTAATGGATCTAAG TGCAGTATCGATTCTTTGCTAGAACGAACGATCAAACACATGCTCTTTTTGCAGAATGTTACTAAGCATGCTGAAAAGCTCAGTAAAAGTGCTaatgaaaag ATGCAACAAAAGGAAACTGGTATGCAAGGTTCAAGCTGCGCAGTGGAGGTTGGAGGTCATCTTCAAGTAAGCTCGATCATCGTGGAGAATCTGAACAAGCAGGGGATGGTGCTTATCGAG ATGTTATGTGAAGAATGTGGCCATTTTCTTGAGATAGCAAACGTCATAAGGAGCTTAGACCTCGTCATCCTAAGAGGTTTCACCGAGACTCAGGGCGAGAAAACATGGATATGCTTTGTAACTGAG AGCCAAAACAGCAAAGTAATGCAGAGGATGGACATTTTGTGGTCTCTGGTGCAAATATTTCAACCAAAGGCCAATGAGAAGGGGTAA
- the CPUORF7 gene encoding transcription factor bHLH155-like protein (conserved peptide upstream open reading frame 7 (CPUORF7); FUNCTIONS IN: sequence-specific DNA binding transcription factor activity; INVOLVED IN: regulation of transcription; LOCATED IN: nucleus; CONTAINS InterPro DOMAIN/s: Helix-loop-helix DNA-binding domain (InterPro:IPR001092), Helix-loop-helix DNA-binding (InterPro:IPR011598); BEST Arabidopsis thaliana protein match is: basic helix-loop-helix (bHLH) DNA-binding superfamily protein (TAIR:AT1G06150.1); Has 35333 Blast hits to 34131 proteins in 2444 species: Archae - 798; Bacteria - 22429; Metazoa - 974; Fungi - 991; Plants - 531; Viruses - 0; Other Eukaryotes - 9610 (source: NCBI BLink).) yields MGKRQISQDEVGPPIKPRAGLRREQAGRGSYREILKSFCFNTDWDYAVFWQLNHRGSRMVLTLEDAYYDHHGTNMHGAHDPLGLAVAKMSYHVYSLGEGIVGQVAVSGEHQWVFPENYNNCNSAFETILVVAVGPCGVVQLGSLCKPKMPSEGLHAEAFPDCSGEVDKAMDVEESNILTQYKTRRSDSMPYNTPSSCLVMEKAAQVVGGREVVQGSTCGSYSGVTFGFPVDLVGAKHENQVGTNIIRDAPHVGMTSGCKDSRDLDPNLHLYMKNHVLNDTSTSALAIEAERLITSQSYPRLDSTFQATSRTDKESSYHNEVFQLSENQGNKYIKETERMLGRNCESSQFDALISSGYTFAGSELLEALGSAFKQTNTGQEELLKSEHGSTMRPTDDMSHSQLTFDPGPENLLDAVVANVCQRDGNARDDMMSSRSVQSLLTNMELAEPSGQKKHNIVNPINSAMNQPPMAEVDTQQNSSDICGAFSSIGFSSTYPSSSSDQFQTSLDIPKKNKKRAKPGESSRPRPRDRQLIQDRIKELRELVPNGSKCSIDSLLERTIKHMLFLQNVTKHAEKLSKSANEKMQQKETGMQGSSCAVEVGGHLQVSSIIVENLNKQGMVLIEFNLCLNSSPKFCECVLKVFLGIGQMLCEECGHFLEIANVIRSLDLVILRGFTETQGEKTWICFVTEVGSRITQFMKEIPKQIKVFSLVLIELWISMIYMTD; encoded by the exons ATGGGTAAGAGGCAAATATCACAAGATGAAGTAGGTCCGCCCATAAAACCAAGAGCTGGTTTACGAAGGGAACAAGCTGGAAGAGGTTCTTACAGAG AGATACTGAAGAGCTTTTGCTTTAACACGGACTGGGACTATGCTGTGTTCTGGCAACTTAATCATCGAGGATCTCGAAT GGTACTTACCTTGGAGGATGCTTACTATGACCATCATGGGACGAATATGCATGGAGCACATGACCCCCTTGGGTTAGCTGTGGCAAAGATGTCTTATCATGTCTATTCTCTAGGGGAAGG GATTGTAGGACAAGTTGCAGTTTCTGGAGAACACCAATGGGTATTTCCCGAAAATTATAACAACTGTAACTCAGCATTTGAG ACCATTCTTGTAGTAGCTGTTGGTCCATGTGGAGTTGTTCAGCTAGGCTCTTTGTGTAAA CCAAAAATGCCTTCTGAAGGTTTACATGCTGAGGCTTTCCCTGATTGCTCTGGAGAAGTTGACAAAGCTATGGACGTGGAAGAGTCCAATATTCTAACTCAATACAAAACTAGAAGAAGTGATAGCATGCCTTACAATACTCCTTCGTCATGTCTTGTCATGGAGAAGGCAGCCCAAGTTGTTGGTGGTCGTGAAGTTGTGCAAGGATCTACTTGTGGGAGTTATAGTGGTGTTACGTTTGGCTTTCCAGTTGACTTGGTTGGTGCCAAACATGAGAATCAAGTAGGTACTAATATAATCAGGGATGCACCTCATGTGGGAATGACTAGTGGCTGCAAAGATTCAAGGGATTTAGATCCTAATTTACATCTGTATATGAAGAATCATGTGCTCAATGATACAAGCACATCTGCTTTAGCAATTGAGGCTGAAAGATTGATAACAAGCCAATCATATCCACGCCTGGACTCAACTTTTCAGGCTACCTCGAGAACAGATAAAGAAAGTTCTTACCATAATGAAGTGTTCCAACTATCTGAGAACCAAggaaataaatacataaaagaGACTGAGCGTATGCTGGGGAGGAACTGCGAGTCTAGTCAATTTGATGCTTTGATCTCATCTGGGTATACTTTTGCTGGCAGCGAGCTACTAGAAGCGTTAGGCTCTGCTTTCAAGCAAACGAACACTGGTCAGGAGGAGCTACTGAAGTCTGAACATGGTTCAACAATGAGACCAACAGACGATATGAGTCATAGCCAGCTCACGTTTGACCCTGGCCCTGAGAATCTTCTAGATGCTGTGGTTGCTAATGTGTGTCAAAGAGATGGTAATGCGAGGGATGATATGATGTCGAGCAGATCGGTACAATCATTGCTTACTAACATGGAACTGGCAGAACCCTCAGGTCAGAAGAAGCATAATATTGTTAACCCAATTAATAGTGCTATGAATCAGCCACCAATGGCAGAGGTGGATACCCAACAAAATTCATCAGATATTTGTGGAGCGTTTTCTTCAATTGGATTCTCATCTACGTACCCCAGCTCCTCTAGTGATCAGTTTCAGACATCCCTGGACATAcccaagaagaacaaaaagaggGCCAAACCTGGTGAAAGTTCTCGACCTCGCCCAAGAGACAGGCAACTTATTCAAGATCGAATCAAGGAACTTAGAGAACTTGTGCCTAATGGATCTAAG TGCAGTATCGATTCTTTGCTAGAACGAACGATCAAACACATGCTCTTTTTGCAGAATGTTACTAAGCATGCTGAAAAGCTCAGTAAAAGTGCTaatgaaaag ATGCAACAAAAGGAAACTGGTATGCAAGGTTCAAGCTGCGCAGTGGAGGTTGGAGGTCATCTTCAAGTAAGCTCGATCATCGTGGAGAATCTGAACAAGCAGGGGATGGTGCTTATCGAG TTTAATCTTTGTTTGAACTCGAGTCCCAAGTTCTGCGAGTGTGtattaaaagtatttttggGTATTGGACAGATGTTATGTGAAGAATGTGGCCATTTTCTTGAGATAGCAAACGTCATAAGGAGCTTAGACCTCGTCATCCTAAGAGGTTTCACCGAGACTCAGGGCGAGAAAACATGGATATGCTTTGTAACTGAGGTAGGAAGTCGAATTACCCAATTCATGAAAGAGATTCCAAAGCAAATCAAAGTATTTTCCTTGGTTTTGATTGAACTTTGGATTAGTATGATATATATGACTGACTAA
- the CPUORF7 gene encoding transcription factor bHLH155-like protein (conserved peptide upstream open reading frame 7 (CPUORF7); FUNCTIONS IN: sequence-specific DNA binding transcription factor activity; INVOLVED IN: regulation of transcription; LOCATED IN: nucleus; CONTAINS InterPro DOMAIN/s: Helix-loop-helix DNA-binding domain (InterPro:IPR001092), Helix-loop-helix DNA-binding (InterPro:IPR011598); BEST Arabidopsis thaliana protein match is: basic helix-loop-helix (bHLH) DNA-binding superfamily protein (TAIR:AT1G06150.2); Has 35333 Blast hits to 34131 proteins in 2444 species: Archae - 798; Bacteria - 22429; Metazoa - 974; Fungi - 991; Plants - 531; Viruses - 0; Other Eukaryotes - 9610 (source: NCBI BLink).), translating into MGSTSQEILKSFCFNTDWDYAVFWQLNHRGSRMVLTLEDAYYDHHGTNMHGAHDPLGLAVAKMSYHVYSLGEGIVGQVAVSGEHQWVFPENYNNCNSAFEFHNVWESQISAGIKTILVVAVGPCGVVQLGSLCKVNEDVNFVNHIRHLFLALRDPLADHAANLRQCNMNNSLCLPKMPSEGLHAEAFPDCSGEVDKAMDVEESNILTQYKTRRSDSMPYNTPSSCLVMEKAAQVVGGREVVQGSTCGSYSGVTFGFPVDLVGAKHENQVGTNIIRDAPHVGMTSGCKDSRDLDPNLHLYMKNHVLNDTSTSALAIEAERLITSQSYPRLDSTFQATSRTDKESSYHNEVFQLSENQGNKYIKETERMLGRNCESSQFDALISSGYTFAGSELLEALGSAFKQTNTGQEELLKSEHGSTMRPTDDMSHSQLTFDPGPENLLDAVVANVCQRDGNARDDMMSSRSVQSLLTNMELAEPSGQKKHNIVNPINSAMNQPPMAEVDTQQNSSDICGAFSSIGFSSTYPSSSSDQFQTSLDIPKKNKKRAKPGESSRPRPRDRQLIQDRIKELRELVPNGSKCSIDSLLERTIKHMLFLQNVTKHAEKLSKSANEKMQQKETGMQGSSCAVEVGGHLQVSSIIVENLNKQGMVLIEMLCEECGHFLEIANVIRSLDLVILRGFTETQGEKTWICFVTEVGSRITQFMKEIPKQIKSQNSKVMQRMDILWSLVQIFQPKANEKG; encoded by the exons ATGGGTTCTACTTCTCAAGAGATACTGAAGAGCTTTTGCTTTAACACGGACTGGGACTATGCTGTGTTCTGGCAACTTAATCATCGAGGATCTCGAAT GGTACTTACCTTGGAGGATGCTTACTATGACCATCATGGGACGAATATGCATGGAGCACATGACCCCCTTGGGTTAGCTGTGGCAAAGATGTCTTATCATGTCTATTCTCTAGGGGAAGG GATTGTAGGACAAGTTGCAGTTTCTGGAGAACACCAATGGGTATTTCCCGAAAATTATAACAACTGTAACTCAGCATTTGAG tTTCATAACGTTTGGGAAAGTCAAATTTCTGCTGGAATTAAG ACCATTCTTGTAGTAGCTGTTGGTCCATGTGGAGTTGTTCAGCTAGGCTCTTTGTGTAAA GTTAATGAAGATGTGAATTTTGTGAATCATATCCGACATTTATTTCTGGCACTTAGGGAtccattggcagaccatgCAGCAAATTTAAGGCAATGTAATATGAACAATTCGTTATGTCTG CCAAAAATGCCTTCTGAAGGTTTACATGCTGAGGCTTTCCCTGATTGCTCTGGAGAAGTTGACAAAGCTATGGACGTGGAAGAGTCCAATATTCTAACTCAATACAAAACTAGAAGAAGTGATAGCATGCCTTACAATACTCCTTCGTCATGTCTTGTCATGGAGAAGGCAGCCCAAGTTGTTGGTGGTCGTGAAGTTGTGCAAGGATCTACTTGTGGGAGTTATAGTGGTGTTACGTTTGGCTTTCCAGTTGACTTGGTTGGTGCCAAACATGAGAATCAAGTAGGTACTAATATAATCAGGGATGCACCTCATGTGGGAATGACTAGTGGCTGCAAAGATTCAAGGGATTTAGATCCTAATTTACATCTGTATATGAAGAATCATGTGCTCAATGATACAAGCACATCTGCTTTAGCAATTGAGGCTGAAAGATTGATAACAAGCCAATCATATCCACGCCTGGACTCAACTTTTCAGGCTACCTCGAGAACAGATAAAGAAAGTTCTTACCATAATGAAGTGTTCCAACTATCTGAGAACCAAggaaataaatacataaaagaGACTGAGCGTATGCTGGGGAGGAACTGCGAGTCTAGTCAATTTGATGCTTTGATCTCATCTGGGTATACTTTTGCTGGCAGCGAGCTACTAGAAGCGTTAGGCTCTGCTTTCAAGCAAACGAACACTGGTCAGGAGGAGCTACTGAAGTCTGAACATGGTTCAACAATGAGACCAACAGACGATATGAGTCATAGCCAGCTCACGTTTGACCCTGGCCCTGAGAATCTTCTAGATGCTGTGGTTGCTAATGTGTGTCAAAGAGATGGTAATGCGAGGGATGATATGATGTCGAGCAGATCGGTACAATCATTGCTTACTAACATGGAACTGGCAGAACCCTCAGGTCAGAAGAAGCATAATATTGTTAACCCAATTAATAGTGCTATGAATCAGCCACCAATGGCAGAGGTGGATACCCAACAAAATTCATCAGATATTTGTGGAGCGTTTTCTTCAATTGGATTCTCATCTACGTACCCCAGCTCCTCTAGTGATCAGTTTCAGACATCCCTGGACATAcccaagaagaacaaaaagaggGCCAAACCTGGTGAAAGTTCTCGACCTCGCCCAAGAGACAGGCAACTTATTCAAGATCGAATCAAGGAACTTAGAGAACTTGTGCCTAATGGATCTAAG TGCAGTATCGATTCTTTGCTAGAACGAACGATCAAACACATGCTCTTTTTGCAGAATGTTACTAAGCATGCTGAAAAGCTCAGTAAAAGTGCTaatgaaaag ATGCAACAAAAGGAAACTGGTATGCAAGGTTCAAGCTGCGCAGTGGAGGTTGGAGGTCATCTTCAAGTAAGCTCGATCATCGTGGAGAATCTGAACAAGCAGGGGATGGTGCTTATCGAG ATGTTATGTGAAGAATGTGGCCATTTTCTTGAGATAGCAAACGTCATAAGGAGCTTAGACCTCGTCATCCTAAGAGGTTTCACCGAGACTCAGGGCGAGAAAACATGGATATGCTTTGTAACTGAGGTAGGAAGTCGAATTACCCAATTCATGAAAGAGATTCCAAAGCAAATCAAA AGCCAAAACAGCAAAGTAATGCAGAGGATGGACATTTTGTGGTCTCTGGTGCAAATATTTCAACCAAAGGCCAATGAGAAGGGGTAA
- a CDS encoding Ubiquitin carboxyl-terminal hydrolase family protein (Ubiquitin carboxyl-terminal hydrolase family protein; LOCATED IN: mitochondrion; EXPRESSED IN: 17 plant structures; EXPRESSED DURING: 11 growth stages; CONTAINS InterPro DOMAIN/s: RNA recognition domain, plant (InterPro:IPR021099); BEST Arabidopsis thaliana protein match is: Ubiquitin carboxyl-terminal hydrolase family protein (TAIR:AT3G63090.1); Has 35333 Blast hits to 34131 proteins in 2444 species: Archae - 798; Bacteria - 22429; Metazoa - 974; Fungi - 991; Plants - 531; Viruses - 0; Other Eukaryotes - 9610 (source: NCBI BLink).), translating into MAMTRELYRILGTKYAPLLIRRFSLWSTKKDPDLESALSRNKRWIVNSRLKNIILRCPNQVASIKFLQKKFKTLDLQGKALNWLKKYPCCFHVYLENDEYYCRLTKPMMTLVEEEELVKDTQEPVLADRLAKLLMLSVNQRLNVVKLNEFKRSFGFPDDYVIRIVPKYSDVFRLVNYSGRKSSMEIELLLWKPELAVSAVEAAAKKCGSEPSFSCSLPSTWTKPWERFMEFNAFPYISPYEDHGDLVEGSKESEKRSVGLVHELLSLTLWKKLSIVKLSHFKREFGLPEKLNGMLLKHPGIFYVGNKYQVHTVILREGYNGSELIHKDPLVVVKDKFGELMQQGLYEYNHRRYLANLEKKREKGIESLKPVVRKKDRNHDRDDVDEEENHGDRPGGLFDPEERKRFYQILFSDTQ; encoded by the coding sequence ATGGCTATGACACGAGAGTTATATCGGATTCTGGGTACCAAGTATGCTCCATTGTTAATCCGAAGATTCTCACTTTGGTCAACGAAGAAAGACCCTGATCTCGAATCTGCTCTCTCGCGTAACAAGCGATGGATTGTTAACAGTCGGCTCAAGAACATTATCTTAAGGTGTCCCAATCAGGTTGCATCGATTAAGTTTCTACAGAAGAAGTTTAAGACTCTTGATCTTCAGGGGAAAGCCTTGAATTGGCTTAAGAAATACCCTTGTTGTTTCCATGTTTATCTCGAGAACGATGAGTATTACTGTAGGTTAACGAAACCGATGATGACGCTtgtggaagaggaagagttgGTCAAAGATACACAAGAGCCTGTACTCGCAGATAGGCTTGCAAAGCTGCTTATGTTGAGTGTTAATCAGCGTCTCAATGTCGTGAAGCTTAACGAGTTTAAGCGGAGCTTTGGATTCCCTGATGATTATGTTATCAGAATAGTTCCAAAGTACTCAGATGTGTTTCGGTTAGTGAATTATAGTGGTAGGAAGAGTTCAATGGAGATTGAGCTTTTGTTGTGGAAGCCTGAGTTGGCTGTCTCTGCAGTTGAAGCAGCAGCAAAGAAATGTGGCTCTGAGCCTAGTTTCTCTTGCTCTCTACCTTCCACGTGGACCAAACCGTGGGAGAGGTTCATGGAGTTTAATGCCTTTCCTTACATATCTCCGTATGAGGATCATGGGGATCTTGTTGAGGGTTCAAAGGAGAGTGAGAAGAGAAGTGTTGGTTTGGTGCACGAGTTACTCTCGTTGACGTTGTGGAAAAAGCTGTCAATCGTAAAGCTGAGTCATTTCAAGAGGGAATTTGGGTTACCGGAGAAGCTAAATGGTATGCTTCTGAAGCATCCAGGCATATTCTACGTTGGAAACAAGTATCAGGTTCACACTGTGATCCTCAGAGAAGGATACAATGGCTCGGAATTGATTCACAAGGACCCGCTCGTTGTTGTGAAGGATAAATTTGGGGAATTGATGCAGCAGGGCTTGTATGAGTATAATCACAGGCGATATTTGGCTAatctagagaagaagagagagaaaggtattgaatctttgaagCCTGTGGTGCGAAAGAAAGACAGGAACCACGATCGAGATGAtgtcgatgaagaagaaaaccatgGGGATCGACCAGGTGGTCTGTTTGATccagaagagagaaaaaggttTTATCAGATTCTCTTCAGTGACACCCAATAA